Proteins encoded in a region of the Perca fluviatilis chromosome 8, GENO_Pfluv_1.0, whole genome shotgun sequence genome:
- the kif21a gene encoding kinesin-like protein KIF21A isoform X1 translates to MTSGQDDSSVRVALRIRPQLAREKIEGCHICTYVMPGEPQVILGKDKSFTYDYMFDMDSQQDTIYAACTEKLIEGCFEGYNATVFAYGQTGSGKTYTMGTGFDVNIEEEELGIIPRAVHHLFKGIEQRRQAAQEQGRPVPEFKINAQFLELYNEDVLDLFESTRDTKQKSHIKIHEDATGGIYTVGVTTRSVSSEAEMMQCLKLGALSRTTASTQMNVQSSRSHAIFTIHLCQVRVCASDNQESETDNRVSNGNSEMDEYETLTAKFHFVDLAGSERLKRTGATGDRAKEGISINCGLLALGNVISALGDRSKRSSHVPYRDSKLTRLLQDSLGGNSQTVMIACISPSDRDFMETLNTLKYANRARNIKNKVMVNQDKASQQISALRTEIARLQIELMEYKTGKRLTGEDGVESFSDMFHENSMLQTENSNLRVRVKAMQETIDAQRARLTQLISDQANQVLARAGEGGTEEIGNMIQGYIKEIEDLRAKLLESEAVNEHLRKNLTRASNRQSLYGGPALLAPEKETSDIIELAKKDLEKLKKREKKKKKRLQLLLEEREREEREEVVEEVDDASANKEEVPDNEQEKGTEKEMTERVHEEAEIEVQEGSDHEEGEEEEDEEEEEMDVEESSDDSDSESDEKENFQADLANITCEIAIKQKLIDELENSQRRLHTLKQQYEQKLMMLQCKIRDTQLERDRVLQNMNTVETGTDDKSRKIKAEYEKKLSVMNKELQKLQSAQKEHARLLKNQSQYEKQLKKLQMDVAEMKKTKVRLMKQMKEQQEKNRMNESRRNREIASLKKDQRKQEHQLKLLEAQKRQQELILRRKTEEVTALRRQARPTSGKVIRRVNVPESVQDSTHRPPSGRLYSSGNAAPNGTRYTYRRTVGIYSTRIARNKWQSLERRITDVIMQRMTISNMEADMNRLLKQREELTKRKEKVIRKRERLDRVGPEAEKAALPLNEEVDALTANIDYINDSIADCQANIMQMEETKEEGDTVDISAVIGSCTLTEARFLLDHFMSMAINKGLQAAQRESQVKVMEGRLKQTEITSATQNQLLFHMLKEKAEFNPELDALLGNALQELGNVPAENGDDSSSDESAQSPSAEGNTLSSDLMKLCGETKTRNKARRRTTTQMELLYANSDSAPDAPTADFSSPMLPLAETPDGGGDMESSGSSVRDYTALSPGFSSKMGSISGSRTSSGMEKPSPEPSPFSRRKTYNKAQAAADRAKVKEIKQTNRCLHLSCNHILPSVSPPLTNPPKGVINPVPPTKSSRSATLQCVHVAEGHSKAVLCVDCTDDLLFTGSKDRTCKVWNLVTGQEIMSLAGHPNNVVSVRYSSSLVFTVSTSYIKVWDIRDSAKCIRILTSSGQVTVGDVCASNTSRTVTIPAGENQINQIALNPNGTVLYAAAGNSVRVWDLRRFASTGKLTGHLGPVMCLTVDQSGNNQDLVITGSKDHYIKLFDVTEGSLGSIGPTHNFEPPHYDGIESLVVQGDIFFSGSRDNGIKKWDLDRKDLLQQVPNAHRDWVCALGVVPGSPALLSGCRGGVLKLWHTDTLGTLGELKGHESPINGISTNSSHLFTASDDRTVKIWRARGGLDSTLEAVDNADEVASN, encoded by the exons ACGGGTTCAGGGAAGACCTACACCATGGGGACGGGCTTTGACGTCAACATCGAAGAGGAGGAGCTGGGTATCATCCCCCGCGCTGTCCACCACCTCTTCAAGGGCATCGAGCAGCGCAGACAGGCCGCTCAGGAACAGGGACGCCCCGTACCGGAGTTTAAGATCAACGCCCAATTCCTCGAG cttTATAATGAGGACGTTCTGGATCTGTTTGAATCCACACGAGACACGAAGCAGAAATCTCACATCAAGATCCACGAAGACGCCACAGGGGGAATCTACACAGTAGGAGTGACCACACGGAGCGTGTCCTCCGAGGCTGAG ATGATGCAGTGCCTGAAGCTCGGGGCTCTGTCTCGCACCACAGCCAGCACTCAGATGAATGTCCAGAGCTCTCGATCCCACGCCATCTTCACCATCCACCTGTGCCAAGTTCGAGTCTGTGCCTCCGACAAT CAAGAAAGTGAGACTGATAACAGAGTCTCCAACGGAAACTCTGAGATGGACGAGTACGAGACGCTGACAGCCAAGTTTCACTTTGTGGATCTGGCCGGTTCTGAGAGGCTGAAGAGAACCGGAGCGACGGGCGATCGAGCCAAAGAGGGCATCTCCATCAACTGTGGACTG CTCGCTCTGGGGAATGTAATCAGTGCTTTGGGCGACCGGAGCAAGCGGTCCTCACATGTGCCTTACAGAGACTCCAAACTCACCCGACTTCTACAGGATTCATTAGGAGGAAACAG CCAAACAGTGATGATCGCCTGCATCAGCCCGTCTGACCGGGACTTCATGGAGACACTGAACACGTTAAAGTACGCCAACCGAGCCCGGAACATCAAGAACAAGGTGATGGTGAACCAGGACAAGGCCAGCCAGCAGATCAGCGCTCTGAGGACAGAGATCGCTCGACTGCAGATAGAGCTGATGGAGTACAAGACg GGTAAACGCTTGACGGGTGAGGACGGCGTGGAGAGCTTCAGCGACATGTTCCACGAGAACTCCATGCTGCAGACGGAGAACAGCAACCTGAGGGTGAGAGTGAAGGCCATGCAGGAGACAATCGATGCCCAGAGGGCGCGCCTCACCCAGCTGATCAGTGACCAGGCCAACCAGGTCCTTGCCAGGGCAG GTGAAGGTGGAACTGAAGAAATTGGAAACATGATTCAGGGTTACATCAAAGAGATTGAAGACCTCAG AGCCAAACTCCTGGAGAGCGAAGCCGTGAACGAGCATTTGAGAAAGAATCTGACCCGTGCCTCCAATCGTCAGTCGTTGTACGGAGGGCCCGCGCTGCTGGCCCCCGAAAAGGAGACTTCTGACATCATCGAACTCGCCAAGAAAGACCTGGAGAAACTGAAGAAacgagaaaaaaagaaaaagaaaag ACTCCAGCTGCTattggaggagagagagagggaggaaagggaGGAGGTGGTGGAAGAGGTTGATGACGCCAG TGCCAACAAGGAGGAAGTTCCTGACAACGAGCAAGAAAAGGGCACAGAGAAGGAAATGACGGAGCGAGTCCACGAGGAAGCAGAAATT GAGGTCCAGGAAGGCAGCGACCACGAGGaaggggaagaggaagaggatgaggaggaagaggagatggATGTGGAGGAGAGCTCAGATGATTCTGACTCTGAGTCAGATGAAAAAG AGAACTTCCAGGCCGATCTGGCCAACATCACCTGCGAGATCGCCATCAAGCAGAAGCTGATCGACGAGCTGGAGAACAGCCAGCGGCGTCTGCACACGCTCAAACAGCAGTATGAACAGAAGCTGATGATGCTGCAGTGCAAGATCAGGGACACCCAGCTGGAGAGGGACCGTGTCCTCCAAAACATGA ATACAGTAGAAACTGGCACAGACGACAAGTCTCGCAAGATCAAGGCTGAATATGAGAAGAAGCTGAGCGTCATGAACAAAGAGCTTCAGAAGCTCCAGTCGGCTCAGAAGGAGCATGCCCGTCTGCTGAAGAACCAATCGCAGTATGAGAAACAGCTGAAGAAGCTTCAGATGGACGTGGCGGAAATGAAGAAGACGAAG GTCCGTCTTATGAAGCAGATGAAGGAGCAGCAGGAGAAGAACAGGATGAACGAGTCTCGCAGAAACCGAGAAATTGCTTCGTTAAAGAAAGACCAGCGCAAGCAAGAG CACCAGCTAAAGTTACTGGAGGCTCAGAAAAGGCAGCAGGAGCTTATTCTGAGGAGAAAGACGGAGGAG gtgaCTGCTCTGCGGAGGCAGGCCAGGCCCACCTCAGGTAAGGTCATCAGGAGAGTCAATGTCCCAGAATCAGTGCAGGACTCCACCCACAGACCTCCATCTGGACGCTTGTACTCCTCCGGCAACGCTGCTCCCAACGGCACTcg gtataCCTACAGGCGCACAGTCGGTATTTACTCCACCAGAATCGCACGTAATAAATGGCAGTCTCTGGAGCGGCGGATCACTGACGTCATCATGCAAAGGATGACCATCTCCAACATGGAGGCCGACATGAACCGCCTCCTCAAG CAACGAGAGGAGCTGACCAAGCGTAAAGAGAAGGTCATCCGGAAGAGGGAACGGCTGGACAGGGTGGGCCCAGAGGCTGAGAAGGCAGCGCTTCCCCTTAACGAGGAAGTGGATGCGTTGACGGCCAACATTGATTACATCAATGACAGCATCGCAGACTGTCAGGCCAACATCATGCAGATGGAGGAAACCAAG GAGGAAGGTGACACAGTGGACAtttctgctgtgattggttcctGTACCTTGACAGAAGCTCGTTTTCTGTTGGATCACTTTATGTCCATGGCTATCAACAAG GGTCTCCAGGCAGCCCAGAGGGAGTCTCAGGTGAAGGTGATGGAGGGCCGGCTGAAGCAGACGGAGATCACCAGCGCCACACAGAACCAGCTGCTCTTTCACATGCTGAAGGAGAAGGCCGAGTTCAACCCCGAGCTGGATGCCCTGCTGGGGAATGCGCTGCAAG AACTAGGTAACGTCCCGGCTG AAAATGGGGATGATAGCAGCAGTGATGAGTCTGCCCAGAGCCCTTCTGCAGAGGGAAA CACCTTGAGTTCAGATCTCATGAAACTTTGCGGAGAGACCAAAACAAGAAATAAG GCTCGTAGGAGGACCACCACTCAGATGGAGTTGCTGTACGCAAACAGTGACTCCGCCCCCGACGCACCCACCGCAGACTTCTCCAGTCCGATGCTGCCGTTAGCTGAAACACCGGACGGGGGAGGAGATATGGAGTCGTCAGGCTCATCAGTCAGGGACTACACCGCTCTCTCTCCCGGCTTTTCCTCTAAAATGGGCAGCAT TTCTGGATCCAGAACTTCGTCAGGGATGGAAAAGCCATCGCCAGAGCCTTCCCCGTTTTCTCGCAGGAAGACGTATAACAAGGCACAAGCAGCGGCTGACAGGGCAAAGGTCAAGGAGATTAAACA gACGAATCGATGCCTCCACCTGTCCTGCAACCACATCCTGCCTTCTGTTTCCCCTCCTCTCACCAATCCACCCAA GGGCGTCATTAACCCGGTGCCACCCACTAAAAGCAGTCGGTCTGCGACGTTGCAGTGCGTCCACGTGGCAGAGGGACACAGCAAAGCTGTTCTCTGTGTCGACTGCACTGATGACCTTCTCTTCACCGGATCCAAAG ACCGGACCTGTAAGGTGTGGAATCTGGTGACGGGTCAGGAGATAATGTCCCTGGCTGGTCATCCCAACAACGTGGTGTCAGTCCGCTACAGCTCCAGTTTGGTCTTCACTGTCTCCACCTCCTACATCAAAGTCTGGGACATCCGGGACTCGGCCAAGTGCATCCGGATACTAAC GTCCTCTGGTCAGGTTACTGTTGGGGATGTCTGTGCGTCTAACACCAGCCGGACGGTCACCATCCCAGCAGGAGAGAACCAGATCAACCAGATCGCTCTCAACCCCAACGGGACGGTTCTGTACGCCGCCGCCGGAAACTCAGTCAGAGTCTGGGATCTTCGAAG GTTTGCATCCACAGGGAAACTTACTGGTCACCTCGGTCCGGTGATGTGTCTGACTGTGGATCAGTCTGGAAACAACCAAGACCTGGTGATCACCGGGTCCAAGGACCACTACATCaag CTGTTTGACGTGACTGAAGGCTCGTTGGGGAGCATCGGCCCCACACACAACTTTGAACCTCCCCATTATGATGGCATCGAGTCACTGGTGGTCCAGGGGGACATTTTCTTTAGCGGCTCTCGAGACAACGGCATCAAGAAGTGGGACCTGGACCGCAAAGACCTGCTGCAG CAAGTCCCGAACGCCCACCGTGACTGGGTTTGTGCGCTGGGTGTTGTCCCCGGATCCCCGGCCCTCCTGAGCGGCTGCAGAGGTGGGGTGCTCAAGCTGTGGCACACGGACACACTGGGGACTCTGGGGGAGCTGAAGGGCCACGAGAGCCCCATCAACGGCATCTCTACCAACAGCAGCCACCTGTTCACCGCCTCTGA TGACCGGACTGTGAAGATCTGGCGTGCACGTGGTGGACTGGACAGCACTTTAGAGGCGGTTGACAATGCAGACGAGGTGGCCAGTAACTGA
- the kif21a gene encoding kinesin-like protein KIF21A isoform X5, whose translation MTSGQDDSSVRVALRIRPQLAREKIEGCHICTYVMPGEPQVILGKDKSFTYDYMFDMDSQQDTIYAACTEKLIEGCFEGYNATVFAYGQTGSGKTYTMGTGFDVNIEEEELGIIPRAVHHLFKGIEQRRQAAQEQGRPVPEFKINAQFLELYNEDVLDLFESTRDTKQKSHIKIHEDATGGIYTVGVTTRSVSSEAEMMQCLKLGALSRTTASTQMNVQSSRSHAIFTIHLCQVRVCASDNQESETDNRVSNGNSEMDEYETLTAKFHFVDLAGSERLKRTGATGDRAKEGISINCGLLALGNVISALGDRSKRSSHVPYRDSKLTRLLQDSLGGNSQTVMIACISPSDRDFMETLNTLKYANRARNIKNKVMVNQDKASQQISALRTEIARLQIELMEYKTGKRLTGEDGVESFSDMFHENSMLQTENSNLRVRVKAMQETIDAQRARLTQLISDQANQVLARAGEGGTEEIGNMIQGYIKEIEDLRAKLLESEAVNEHLRKNLTRASNRQSLYGGPALLAPEKETSDIIELAKKDLEKLKKREKKKKKRLQLLLEEREREEREEVVEEVDDASANKEEVPDNEQEKGTEKEMTERVHEEAEIEVQEGSDHEEGEEEEDEEEEEMDVEESSDDSDSESDEKENFQADLANITCEIAIKQKLIDELENSQRRLHTLKQQYEQKLMMLQCKIRDTQLERDRVLQNMNTVETGTDDKSRKIKAEYEKKLSVMNKELQKLQSAQKEHARLLKNQSQYEKQLKKLQMDVAEMKKTKVRLMKQMKEQQEKNRMNESRRNREIASLKKDQRKQEHQLKLLEAQKRQQELILRRKTEEVTALRRQARPTSGKVIRRVNVPESVQDSTHRPPSGRLYSSGNAAPNGTRYTYRRTVGIYSTRIARNKWQSLERRITDVIMQRMTISNMEADMNRLLKQREELTKRKEKVIRKRERLDRVGPEAEKAALPLNEEVDALTANIDYINDSIADCQANIMQMEETKEEGDTVDISAVIGSCTLTEARFLLDHFMSMAINKGLQAAQRESQVKVMEGRLKQTEITSATQNQLLFHMLKEKAEFNPELDALLGNALQELGNVPAENGDDSSSDESAQSPSAEGNTLSSDLMKLCGETKTRNKARRRTTTQMELLYANSDSAPDAPTADFSSPMLPLAETPDGGGDMESSGSSVRDYTALSPGFSSKMGSMGVINPVPPTKSSRSATLQCVHVAEGHSKAVLCVDCTDDLLFTGSKDRTCKVWNLVTGQEIMSLAGHPNNVVSVRYSSSLVFTVSTSYIKVWDIRDSAKCIRILTSSGQVTVGDVCASNTSRTVTIPAGENQINQIALNPNGTVLYAAAGNSVRVWDLRRFASTGKLTGHLGPVMCLTVDQSGNNQDLVITGSKDHYIKLFDVTEGSLGSIGPTHNFEPPHYDGIESLVVQGDIFFSGSRDNGIKKWDLDRKDLLQQVPNAHRDWVCALGVVPGSPALLSGCRGGVLKLWHTDTLGTLGELKGHESPINGISTNSSHLFTASDDRTVKIWRARGGLDSTLEAVDNADEVASN comes from the exons ACGGGTTCAGGGAAGACCTACACCATGGGGACGGGCTTTGACGTCAACATCGAAGAGGAGGAGCTGGGTATCATCCCCCGCGCTGTCCACCACCTCTTCAAGGGCATCGAGCAGCGCAGACAGGCCGCTCAGGAACAGGGACGCCCCGTACCGGAGTTTAAGATCAACGCCCAATTCCTCGAG cttTATAATGAGGACGTTCTGGATCTGTTTGAATCCACACGAGACACGAAGCAGAAATCTCACATCAAGATCCACGAAGACGCCACAGGGGGAATCTACACAGTAGGAGTGACCACACGGAGCGTGTCCTCCGAGGCTGAG ATGATGCAGTGCCTGAAGCTCGGGGCTCTGTCTCGCACCACAGCCAGCACTCAGATGAATGTCCAGAGCTCTCGATCCCACGCCATCTTCACCATCCACCTGTGCCAAGTTCGAGTCTGTGCCTCCGACAAT CAAGAAAGTGAGACTGATAACAGAGTCTCCAACGGAAACTCTGAGATGGACGAGTACGAGACGCTGACAGCCAAGTTTCACTTTGTGGATCTGGCCGGTTCTGAGAGGCTGAAGAGAACCGGAGCGACGGGCGATCGAGCCAAAGAGGGCATCTCCATCAACTGTGGACTG CTCGCTCTGGGGAATGTAATCAGTGCTTTGGGCGACCGGAGCAAGCGGTCCTCACATGTGCCTTACAGAGACTCCAAACTCACCCGACTTCTACAGGATTCATTAGGAGGAAACAG CCAAACAGTGATGATCGCCTGCATCAGCCCGTCTGACCGGGACTTCATGGAGACACTGAACACGTTAAAGTACGCCAACCGAGCCCGGAACATCAAGAACAAGGTGATGGTGAACCAGGACAAGGCCAGCCAGCAGATCAGCGCTCTGAGGACAGAGATCGCTCGACTGCAGATAGAGCTGATGGAGTACAAGACg GGTAAACGCTTGACGGGTGAGGACGGCGTGGAGAGCTTCAGCGACATGTTCCACGAGAACTCCATGCTGCAGACGGAGAACAGCAACCTGAGGGTGAGAGTGAAGGCCATGCAGGAGACAATCGATGCCCAGAGGGCGCGCCTCACCCAGCTGATCAGTGACCAGGCCAACCAGGTCCTTGCCAGGGCAG GTGAAGGTGGAACTGAAGAAATTGGAAACATGATTCAGGGTTACATCAAAGAGATTGAAGACCTCAG AGCCAAACTCCTGGAGAGCGAAGCCGTGAACGAGCATTTGAGAAAGAATCTGACCCGTGCCTCCAATCGTCAGTCGTTGTACGGAGGGCCCGCGCTGCTGGCCCCCGAAAAGGAGACTTCTGACATCATCGAACTCGCCAAGAAAGACCTGGAGAAACTGAAGAAacgagaaaaaaagaaaaagaaaag ACTCCAGCTGCTattggaggagagagagagggaggaaagggaGGAGGTGGTGGAAGAGGTTGATGACGCCAG TGCCAACAAGGAGGAAGTTCCTGACAACGAGCAAGAAAAGGGCACAGAGAAGGAAATGACGGAGCGAGTCCACGAGGAAGCAGAAATT GAGGTCCAGGAAGGCAGCGACCACGAGGaaggggaagaggaagaggatgaggaggaagaggagatggATGTGGAGGAGAGCTCAGATGATTCTGACTCTGAGTCAGATGAAAAAG AGAACTTCCAGGCCGATCTGGCCAACATCACCTGCGAGATCGCCATCAAGCAGAAGCTGATCGACGAGCTGGAGAACAGCCAGCGGCGTCTGCACACGCTCAAACAGCAGTATGAACAGAAGCTGATGATGCTGCAGTGCAAGATCAGGGACACCCAGCTGGAGAGGGACCGTGTCCTCCAAAACATGA ATACAGTAGAAACTGGCACAGACGACAAGTCTCGCAAGATCAAGGCTGAATATGAGAAGAAGCTGAGCGTCATGAACAAAGAGCTTCAGAAGCTCCAGTCGGCTCAGAAGGAGCATGCCCGTCTGCTGAAGAACCAATCGCAGTATGAGAAACAGCTGAAGAAGCTTCAGATGGACGTGGCGGAAATGAAGAAGACGAAG GTCCGTCTTATGAAGCAGATGAAGGAGCAGCAGGAGAAGAACAGGATGAACGAGTCTCGCAGAAACCGAGAAATTGCTTCGTTAAAGAAAGACCAGCGCAAGCAAGAG CACCAGCTAAAGTTACTGGAGGCTCAGAAAAGGCAGCAGGAGCTTATTCTGAGGAGAAAGACGGAGGAG gtgaCTGCTCTGCGGAGGCAGGCCAGGCCCACCTCAGGTAAGGTCATCAGGAGAGTCAATGTCCCAGAATCAGTGCAGGACTCCACCCACAGACCTCCATCTGGACGCTTGTACTCCTCCGGCAACGCTGCTCCCAACGGCACTcg gtataCCTACAGGCGCACAGTCGGTATTTACTCCACCAGAATCGCACGTAATAAATGGCAGTCTCTGGAGCGGCGGATCACTGACGTCATCATGCAAAGGATGACCATCTCCAACATGGAGGCCGACATGAACCGCCTCCTCAAG CAACGAGAGGAGCTGACCAAGCGTAAAGAGAAGGTCATCCGGAAGAGGGAACGGCTGGACAGGGTGGGCCCAGAGGCTGAGAAGGCAGCGCTTCCCCTTAACGAGGAAGTGGATGCGTTGACGGCCAACATTGATTACATCAATGACAGCATCGCAGACTGTCAGGCCAACATCATGCAGATGGAGGAAACCAAG GAGGAAGGTGACACAGTGGACAtttctgctgtgattggttcctGTACCTTGACAGAAGCTCGTTTTCTGTTGGATCACTTTATGTCCATGGCTATCAACAAG GGTCTCCAGGCAGCCCAGAGGGAGTCTCAGGTGAAGGTGATGGAGGGCCGGCTGAAGCAGACGGAGATCACCAGCGCCACACAGAACCAGCTGCTCTTTCACATGCTGAAGGAGAAGGCCGAGTTCAACCCCGAGCTGGATGCCCTGCTGGGGAATGCGCTGCAAG AACTAGGTAACGTCCCGGCTG AAAATGGGGATGATAGCAGCAGTGATGAGTCTGCCCAGAGCCCTTCTGCAGAGGGAAA CACCTTGAGTTCAGATCTCATGAAACTTTGCGGAGAGACCAAAACAAGAAATAAG GCTCGTAGGAGGACCACCACTCAGATGGAGTTGCTGTACGCAAACAGTGACTCCGCCCCCGACGCACCCACCGCAGACTTCTCCAGTCCGATGCTGCCGTTAGCTGAAACACCGGACGGGGGAGGAGATATGGAGTCGTCAGGCTCATCAGTCAGGGACTACACCGCTCTCTCTCCCGGCTTTTCCTCTAAAATGGGCAGCAT GGGCGTCATTAACCCGGTGCCACCCACTAAAAGCAGTCGGTCTGCGACGTTGCAGTGCGTCCACGTGGCAGAGGGACACAGCAAAGCTGTTCTCTGTGTCGACTGCACTGATGACCTTCTCTTCACCGGATCCAAAG ACCGGACCTGTAAGGTGTGGAATCTGGTGACGGGTCAGGAGATAATGTCCCTGGCTGGTCATCCCAACAACGTGGTGTCAGTCCGCTACAGCTCCAGTTTGGTCTTCACTGTCTCCACCTCCTACATCAAAGTCTGGGACATCCGGGACTCGGCCAAGTGCATCCGGATACTAAC GTCCTCTGGTCAGGTTACTGTTGGGGATGTCTGTGCGTCTAACACCAGCCGGACGGTCACCATCCCAGCAGGAGAGAACCAGATCAACCAGATCGCTCTCAACCCCAACGGGACGGTTCTGTACGCCGCCGCCGGAAACTCAGTCAGAGTCTGGGATCTTCGAAG GTTTGCATCCACAGGGAAACTTACTGGTCACCTCGGTCCGGTGATGTGTCTGACTGTGGATCAGTCTGGAAACAACCAAGACCTGGTGATCACCGGGTCCAAGGACCACTACATCaag CTGTTTGACGTGACTGAAGGCTCGTTGGGGAGCATCGGCCCCACACACAACTTTGAACCTCCCCATTATGATGGCATCGAGTCACTGGTGGTCCAGGGGGACATTTTCTTTAGCGGCTCTCGAGACAACGGCATCAAGAAGTGGGACCTGGACCGCAAAGACCTGCTGCAG CAAGTCCCGAACGCCCACCGTGACTGGGTTTGTGCGCTGGGTGTTGTCCCCGGATCCCCGGCCCTCCTGAGCGGCTGCAGAGGTGGGGTGCTCAAGCTGTGGCACACGGACACACTGGGGACTCTGGGGGAGCTGAAGGGCCACGAGAGCCCCATCAACGGCATCTCTACCAACAGCAGCCACCTGTTCACCGCCTCTGA TGACCGGACTGTGAAGATCTGGCGTGCACGTGGTGGACTGGACAGCACTTTAGAGGCGGTTGACAATGCAGACGAGGTGGCCAGTAACTGA